A stretch of Lathyrus oleraceus cultivar Zhongwan6 chromosome 6, CAAS_Psat_ZW6_1.0, whole genome shotgun sequence DNA encodes these proteins:
- the LOC127097327 gene encoding phytochrome A isoform X1 → MSTTRPSQSSNNSGRSRNSARIIAQTTVDAKLHATFEESGSSFDYSSSVRVSGSVDGDQQPRSNKVTTAYLNHIQRGKQIQPFGCLLALDEKTCKVVAYSENAPEMLTMVSHAVPSVGDHPALGIGTDIRTVFTAPSASALQKALGFAEVSLLNPILVHCKTSGKPFYAIIHRVTGSLIIDFEPVKPYEVPMTAAGALQSYKLAAKAITRLQSLASGSMERLCDTMVQEVFELTGYDRVMAYKFHEDDHGEVIAEIAKPGLEPYLGLHYPATDIPQAARFLFMKNKVRMIVDCNAKHVKVLQDEKLPFDLTLCGSTLRAPHSCHLQYMANMDSIASLVMAVVVNDSDEDGDSADAVLPQKKKRLWGLVVCHNTTPRFVPFPLRYACEFLAQVFAIHVNKEIELEYQILEKNILRTQTLLCDMLMRDAPLGIVSQSPNIMDLVKCDGAALFYRNKLWLLGATPTESQLREIALWMSEYHTDSTGLSTDSLSDAGFPGALSLSDTVCGMAAVRITSKDIVFWFRSHTAAEIRWGGAKHEPGDQDDGRKMHPRSSFKAFLEVVKARSVPWKDFEMDAIHSLQLILRNASKDTDIIDLNTKAINTRLNDLKIEGMQELEAVTSEMVRLIETATVPILAVDVDGTVNGWNIKIAELTGLPVGEAIGKHLLTLVEDSSTDIVKKMLNLALQGEEEKNVQFEIKTHGDQVESGPISLIVNACASKDLRENVVGVCFVAQDITAQKTVMDKFTRIEGDYKAIVQNPNQLIPPIFGTDEFGWCCEWNAAMIKLTGWKREEVMDKMLLGEVFGTQMSCCRLKNQEAFVNFGIVLNKAMTGLETEKVPFGFFSRKGKYVECLLSVSKKIDAEGLVTGVFCFLQLASPELQQALHIQRLSEQTALKRLKVLTYMKRQIRNPLAGIVFSSKMLEGTDLETEQKRIVNTSSQCQRQLSKILDDSDLDGIIDGYLDLEMAEFTLHEVLVTSLSQVMNRSNTKGIRIANDVAEHIARETLYGDSLRLQQVLADFLLISINSTPNGGQVVIAASLTKEQLGKSVHLVNLELSITHGGSGVPEAALNQMFGNNVLESEEGISLHISRKLLKLMNGDVRYLKEAGKSSFILSVELAAAHKLKG, encoded by the exons GAGATCAACAACCGAGGTCCAACAAAGTGACGACGGCTTACCTCAATCATATACAGAGAGGTAAGCAGATCCAGCCTTTCGGGTGCTTGCTAGCTTTAGATGAGAAAACGTGCAAGGTTGTTGCGTATAGTGAGAATGCGCCTGAGATGCTGACTATGGTGAGTCATGCTGTTCCTAGCGTTGGTGACCATCCTGCTCTTGGCATTGGAACTGACATAAGGACTGTTTTCACTGCGCCGAGTGCTTCTGCCTTGCAGAAGGCGCTAGGGTTTGCGGAGGTTTCACTTCTTAACCCGATTCTTGTTCATTGCAAGACTTCTGGGAAGCCGTTTTACGCGATCATTCATCGTGTTACTGGTAGTTTGATCATTGACTTTGAGCCGGTGAAGCCTTATGAAGTTCCCATGACTGCTGCGGGTGCCTTGCAATCTTACAAACTTGCTGCTAAAGCAATTACAAGATTGCAATCTTTGGCTAGTGGCAGCATGGAAAGGCTTTGTGATACCATGGTTCAAGAAGTTTTTGAACTAACGGGTTATGACAGGGTGATGGCTTATAAATTTCACGAGGATGATCACGGGGAGGTGATTGCTGAGATAGCAAAGCCAGGCCTAGAGCCATATCTAGGTCTGCACTATCCGGCGACAGATATTCCCCAGGCTGCGCGGTTTCTATTTATGAAGAACAAGGTCCGTATGATAGTTGATTGTAATGCAAAACATGTGAAGGTTCTTCAAGACGAAAAACTCCCATTTGATTTGACTCTGTGCGGTTCGACCTTGAGAGCTCCACATAGTTGCCATTTGCAGTACATGGCTAACATGGATTCAATTGCTTCGTTGGTTATGGCAGTTGTCGTCAATGACAGCGATGAAGATGGAGATAGCGCTGACGCAGTTCTCCCACAAAAGAAAAAGAGACTTTGGGGTTTGGTAGTTTGTCATAACACTACTCCAAGGTTTGTTCCTTTTCCTCTAAGGTATGCTTGTGAGTTTCTGGCTCAAGTGTTTGCCATCCATGTGAACAAAGAAATAGAGTTAGAATATCAGATTCTTGAGAAGAATATCCTGCGCACGCAGACGCTGTTGTGTGATATGTTGATGCGAGATGCACCCTTAGGTATTGTATCACAAAGCCCTAATATAATGGATCTAGTGAAATGTGATGGGGCTGCACTCTTTTATAGAAACAAGTTATGGTTATTAGGAGCGACACCGACTGAATCTCAATTAAGAGAGATAGCTTTATGGATGTCTGAGTATCATACAGATTCAACAGGTTTGAGTACAGACAGCTTGTCGGATGCAGGGTTTCCAGGGGCTCTTTCTCTTAGTGATACTGTATGTGGAATGGCAGCTGTTAGAATAACTTCAAAAGACATAGTTTTCTGGTTTAGGTCGCACACTGCTGCAGAAATCCGATGGGGTGGTGCAAAGCATGAACCGGGCGACCAAGACGATGGTAGGAAGATGCATCCAAGATCATCATTCAAGGCTTTCCTTGAAGTTGTGAAAGCCAGAAGCGTGCCGTGGAAAGACTTTGAAATGGATGCTATTCATTCGTTGCAGTTAATACTGAGAAATGCGTCCAAAGATACAGATATTATAGATTTGAATACGAAGGCAATCAATACAAGACTAAATGATTTGAAGATTGAAGGGATGCAGGAATTGGAAGCAGTGACAAGTGAGATGGTTAGATTAATTGAAACAGCAACAGTGCCTATTTTGGCAGTGGATGTTGATGGGACGGTCAACGGATGGAATATAAAAATCGCCGAGTTGACAGGTCTTCCGGTTGGCGAAGCTATTGGAAAACATCTACTCACCCTGGTTGAGGATTCTTCAACTGATATAGTCAAGAAGATGCTCAACTTGGCACTGCAGG GTGAAGAAGAGAAGAATGTTCAATTCGAGATAAAAACACATGGGGATCAGGTGGAATCCGGTCCTATTAGTTTGATAGTTAACGCATGTGCAAGCAAGGATCTTCGTGAAAATGTAGTGGGGGTTTGTTTTGTGGCCCAAGATATAACTGCTCAGAAGACTGTCATGGACAAATTCACCCGAATCGAAGGCGATTACAAAGCAATTGTGCAGAACCCAAATCAGTTGATCCCTCCTATATTCGGTACAGATGAATTTGGCTGGTGTTGTGAGTGGAATGCAGCTATGATTAAGTTAACCGGATGGAAGCGCGAGGAGGTGATGGATAAAATGCTTCTCGGAGAGGTTTTCGGAACTCAAATGTCTTGTTGTCGTCTAAAGAATCAAGAAGCTTTTGTTAATTTCGGCATTGTACTTAATAAAGCCATGACCGGTTTGGAAACAGAAAAGGTCCCTTTTGGCTTCTTCTCTCGAAAAGGCAAGTATGTAGAGTGCCTACTCTCGGTGAGTAAGAAAATCGACGCAGAGGGCCTAGTTACCGGAGTCTTCTGTTTCTTGCAGTTAGCTAGCCCTGAGCTGCAACAAGCATTACATATTCAGCGCCTGTCCGAACAAACCGCTCTCAAGAGACTGAAAGTACTAACTTACATGAAAAGGCAGATCAGGAATCCGTTGGCTGGGATCGTGTTTTCCAGTAAAATGCTGGAGGGTACTGACTTGGAAACCGAACAAAAGCGAATCGTGAACACTAGTTCTCAGTGCCAACGCCAGCTTAGCAAAATTCTTGACGACTCTGATCTCGACGGCATCATTGATGG GTACTTGGATCTTGAGATGGCTGAATTCACTTTACATGAGGTACTGGTTACCTCTCTTAGTCAAGTCATGAATAGGAGTAACACAAAGGGTATCCGTATAGCCAACGATGTTGCGGAGCATATCGCGAGGGAAACCTTGTATGGTGATAGTCTTAGGCTTCAGCAGGTCCTAGCTGACTTTTTACTAATTTCCATCAATTCCACACCTAATGGAGGCCAGGTTGTTATAGCAGCCTCCTTAACTAAAGAACAGTTGGGAAAATCTGTCCATCTTGTTAACTTGGAGCTCAG CATAACACACGGTGGTAGTGGCGTGCCAGAAGCGGCGCTGAACCAGATGTTTGGAAATAATGTGCTAGAATCTGAGGAGGGTATTAGCCTACACATCAGTCGGAAGTTGTTAAAGCTTATGAATGGAGATGTTCGTTATTTAAAAGAAGCAGGAAAATCATCGTTTATTCTATCTGTTGAACTTGCAGCAGCTCATAAGTTGAAAGGTTGA